Genomic segment of Panicum virgatum strain AP13 chromosome 9N, P.virgatum_v5, whole genome shotgun sequence:
GCACCTGGGCATGTCGCTTGATGTCATGCTGATTGAGATCGATGAGAGGTTCAACGCCCTGAAGCTGCTCATGGGTGCCGTGTTCCGGCAGGCGAAAGAGATTCTTGGATCGGTCAACGCGTCGGCGTCTGATCTCCAGTGGGAGCATGAACTGCAATTGGAAGTCTTTGGTGCCACGATCGGGGAGTGTGTCAGTGGCCTGCAGGAGGAGCTAGAGAGGAGGCTGTATGAGCAAATTAACATCACAAACACCATGAGCAGGAACTGGAAGGAGGCCATAGCTCAATTTGCTGCGATGCGCGAAGACCTTGGTGCTCTTTGTAAGTTGCTACTGCCTTCAGTATCAGAAGCACATATTTCTAACAGCAAGCATGAAAGTTCAGGCAGTAGGAGCAACAGGTGGAAGTACACTTTCTTtggaaagaaaacaaaagaggATCGTTCTCCGCGTGCCGAGGACAGTAAGAGTTTCAGGAAGCAAAAATCATTTGGGGCAAAGGATGTCATCTCAGAAAAATCTGACTTTCGCCATCTCAATGGTATGTCTAGAGATGAAGTGATAAGCTATTTTAAGTCTGAGATCAGCAAACTGAAAAGGATGCACGAATCTGCATTGCAAGAGAAGACAGAAGAACTATTCAGGTTCAAACGGGAGAAGGGGTCACATTCTCTTAAGAATGACGTGGAATTTGAACCTCTGAGAAAGAAAATTCCGGATATCATTTCAAGAATGGACCAGATCATTTCCAAGAATATAAAGGTACCTGCCATCTGCATGACTCATGATGAGCTCGGTGAAAGATGCAGACTGACAAGCAGAATAGATGCTTTGTACTATGAAAATCAGCATCTACGAGGATTGCTTGCAGATAAGATGAAGGATGTTAAGACATTATCATCTCAGCTGTCTGAAGCCAGTACAGAACTGTCTCTTCAGTTGTCATCAGAAGAAGAGCTCCTGAGACAAATTGACAAAATCAGGGAAGAGTATGAGGACCTCCGAATTGAAGGCGATGTTAGAGATGGGCTGTACCAAGCTGTTACAAAACAATTGCTTGATGACTCTAAGGATAACATGGATACTGCTGCAATGAATTTTAGTGCAAAAATGTCTTCACTTGAATCTGTAATCTCTGAAAAGGATAAGGCATTGTGTTTATACAATGAAGAAAATCACAGGTTAAAGGAGAAGTTAGCAGAGCTAGAAAAGGAGCGTTTGATCCAGAATCACCAGGAAGACCCTGAAGTGATCAAGCAAGAGAGTACAGAAATTGTTCTGCGTGATATTGAAGTGGAGCCTCGCACATCACCAAGAAGATCAAACAGGCACGATTTGCAGTACGGTGAACTTGTGAAACTGAACTCAAGCTTAGAGATTGAATCAGGTGCCCTCAAGGAAACTGACAAGAAAAATGTGGATCATAGTAGTGGTCCCACTAAGAAAGAGCAGGAAAAGAAGCTGGAGTGCATTTTAGTATCTATTATGAAGTTATCAAAAGAATTTGTGGAGATTGAGAAAAAAATGTCAGTGGAAAGAACTGAAAACAGGTTTGCTAATCTTCCTTACGCTTTCTTCCCAGGTAGTTTTATTTCCTTTTCAAAAACAAGAATCCAATGTAAGTTTTTCATTTTATTGGTCAATTCAGGTCAGAGGATTTAAGTGATCATTGCAGCCACATGGTCAGACAAGCCGTGGTACTAACAAAAATAGGGCTCTGGTACAAACAGATGCTTGAAACAAGACGTTCTGAGCTCCAAAAGGCTGAAGCCAAGGTACTTACAGAATTAAACTTctgtttggttgcaaaaaatATGTGATGCATTATAATTATAAGTTCATTGGGCAACACCTCTGATATAATTCTGCGATTCAGGTTGTCATATTGGGAGACAAGATAAATGCACACTTAAGCCTTCTTCAAAAGATATATTTAACTCTTGATCGCTACTCTCCTACGTTGCAGCATCATCCTGGTGTAAGTACCTTGTGCCAATGCCATATAAAATGCTAATGTTTCTTAAATGTCTGTCTCTTCTGTTTCACCTGATTATTGAATGAGTGCTCAACCCAAGATGATatgtaataattttgttgccgtTCTTGCTAGGAGTTATCCATGTTAAAGTCAGAAATTCCATATATTTTGCAATGAACCAGTTTAATATACAGAACATCGCAAACATTTAACATGGTTGCCTTGCATGCAGCTGCTAGATGCTTTCCTGAAGACCTGCAAACTTGTTTCAGATTTGAGAAGTAAACAGAACGAAACATAAATGAGGGCAGCTTGGTGAGATGTCCCTTGGTGGCTAATGTTTTTTGTGCCATCAGGAACATATTATTGTTTTATGGGGCATTGGCATGTATTGACGACCACTGGTCACCCACCGGTTCCTCATGTGCTTAGACAGTTAGACATGCGGCACCCCTGCAGTTGCAAACCAAGTGAAGGATCCTTATCTGAGGTTTCAGACTTTCAattaatacaatgatacgcagctctcctgcgtgttcgagaaaaaggTTTCAGACTTTCAGATCCTGATCTGGCTGTATATCTAACCAGCAATTTAGCAGTTACCTTGCTGAACTTGTGAAGTGCAAGTATATACATGTGGTCAGAGCTCCAGTCCAGAAAACAATCTTCATGAGGATCATCATGAGCGtgtagttttttattttttttatctgcAGATGATCGATTGCCAGAAATCTGAAACCACATCTTGTAGAGAAGAAATGTCAATGATGGGGACCTACCTGCTAATGTACAGATGACATTCGCTTACTTTCTTGTTGGGTAGAGAATAGTGTTACTTGTATAGTTAGCACTAGCAGCCTAGGCCACAGAATGTATTGAAGGGTGCTCTCACTGTTAATCCAGGGCACTAGGTAGATCACATGTAAACCAATTGTAAGCAAGATAGTTTATTCTCTTTCTGTGATGAGTATCTTCCCTCCATCTAGCTTGATGGTGTTGCTCAATAGTTTACACTAAGATGAGTAATATCTTCCCTTCATCTAGCTAAATTTAAGTGCCTGTCACTTGGGTTGTTTTAAGCACGAGTAGCGAGGATTGGCCCTTTAGGGCTTTGTTTGCTTCTTAGCACTAGGTTAGTGCCTAATGTATTCCGTGAGCTTTTTGCTGCGCGGGTTGTAAACCAACTTTTATtctcttcttaatacaatgatgCACATTTCTTCTGTGTATTCGAGAGAAAAAATCTAGCTAAATTTTGACTAACAAATTCTAAAGTTTATCCATCTAGGTCCTGTTTGAGTCTAGCTTActttgttcggctggctgtggctggtagctggtgctgatttgttgtaagagaaaaatactgctggctggctgatggctggtggctgatgctgatttggtgtgagagaaaaacactgctggctggctggctgacaagccaatTGAACAGAGCTGCTTCTCCggcaaaaaaaaactagcttAATTTTGACTAACAAATTCTTAAAATTTGTCCATCTAGGTCCTGTTTGTGTCCAGCTACTGCTTATCTAGGAAGCTATAAAAGCTAAAAGCTCCCCTAAACGGGTCGCTTCTCCCATAAGCTAAAAGGGTAGAAGCTCATGCGGAGCAGCTTCGTGAGCTTTTCACCGTCGGTAACTGTGTGGGCATGAAAAGGAAAAGCAAACTGTCACTTCATGAGACAAACTTTCAAGTAACTGAGGGTGACTCAAAAATCGAGGTTAGTGTGCAAATTATacttaggctgtgtttagttggtgaaattttttttggttttggtactgtaacacttttgttgttatttaacaattaatattcaatcatggattaattaagcttaaaagattcatctcatcatttatagttcaactgtgtaattagttattttcttCAACTGCATTTAGTGGTCCAcgcatgtgtccgaaaattggatgtgatgggtactgtagaaatttttttgtggaaactaaacggggccttatCCTGTGACTATTTTTGCTGAAACAACTTTAATCTTATCAATCCCACGCTATAATCTTATCAATCtgacccgcaaaaaaaaacttatcAATCTGACATGATCCCTTTGTTTTTCCTTGCTGGGCTTCCGGGCCTATGGTTCCCGGCTCGGCCCATTTCCGAAGGCCCAGTAATATCcagaagcagaggagagagagtgCGTGCGTGCATGACCAGTGGacacggacggcggcggcctcctcctctcccatCGCCTCGACCGTCGCCGCCGGAGGAAGcctgccgctcgcgccgccgtatCGATACGGTTCGTCTCTCCATCTACTTCCCTTCCCTTCGCCGAGCTCGATTCCTGTTTAATTTTCGCGCTCCCTCCCCTCGGCTCTGACACTCGCCAACGCTCCAGAATTGAATCGCGCTCTGTTGATGGGCAGCTTGCgcgctccgccggcgccgctcgttGGGAGCGCCAGGGTTTTATTCGGTTCTGAGCTCCGTTTTGCCTCCGCCAGAGTCCTCAAAACCAGAGGTGCGCGCTTGCTGCCTTACATCCTTTCGCTGTTGCTGCCAGCAACTGGTTCCTAATGTTGCTGGCTAACTTCCGTGGAGCGGCGCGTTGCTTTCTGATGTTCAGGGTTGACTCCCAGTAGCGCGATGAAGTCGTATAGGCTGTCCGAGCTCAGCGACGCCGACCTTAGCGGCCTCAAGGCTCGTCCCCGCATTGACTTCTCGTCCATATTTGGCACGGTAAGACGAGATGGGGGATTAGTCATGGTATTGAAGTCCAGTATTGTTTCATAGCCTGAGACCCATGGGGTTCTGTCTTGTGCAATCAGGTGAATCCAATTGTTGAGGATGTCCGTGTCAGAGGCGATGCTGCGGTTAAGGAGTAAGTGTTGCTGTTATGGATGGCTTTTTCTTCGATGAATGAAAGATTATGCTTAATTTTCTGGGTTTGGTTGGTCCAGTTATACAGAGAAGTTTGACAAGGTCACACTCGATGATGTTGTTGTGCTGGTTAGCGATCTCCCAGATGCAGAGGTAGTTATCCTGTTATCTGCAACCTCTGCAATTTCATCAGTACAAATCATGTACTATAGGGATATGAAATATTCAATGATTCTGCATGCATCGTTTTGTTTCTTCTCTTTGAACTTCTGGTCGGATTTGATACCTATCTCTGCAGTTAAACATGTATTTCTAGGATGATGTGATTTATGATTTTGTTAGTTACCTATTTCTTCAATAGCTGCAATTCCAGGCTTTAGTGACTTGCACTAACCACTAAGAGCTTCTGAATCCTTAGAAGTATGTACAAGTGATGTTAATAAGTTTGAACTTTTCGTGCAAATGGTGCTTATGTTTATGCTGTTTCTCTTATTTGCTATATAAGCTTGGTTGTCTTACCTATGTAAGTACTGTAGCTTGATCCAGCTGTGAAGGAAGCCTTCGACGTTGCATATGACAATATATATGCCTTCCATGTTTCACAAAAGTTACCCGAGAAGACAGTTGAGAATATGAAAGTAAGAGTTGCGTCAATGTTTCTATTTACAATTTTTCATCTTTCCAGTATGCTTTTTGTTAATTATATATGCCCATTCCATGAATATACGAAGGGGGTAAGATGTAAAAGAATAACAAGATGCATTGGCTCTGTTGGGCTGTATGTCCCAGGTGGCACTGCCGTCTTGCCTTCAACTGCGTTGATGCTTTCTGTGGTATGCTTGCCTCTGCTCAATCCTCTTAACTGAACTGATTGTAATGATTCGCTGTTCAAAACTTCTCAAATGGTTTCCCTTTCTGCCAGCCTGCACAGATTGCTGGATGCAAAACTATTGTTCTTGCCACACCGCCTAGTCATGATGGTAGCATATGCAAGGTACACTTTTGGGTCATGAAACAACACCAGCACTTTTTTCAGCAATTGTTTGATGGAGAGCTGGGCACTTTTATTTCCTGCAGGAGGTTCTTTACTGTGCCAAAAAAGCTGGTGTCACACACATACTGAAAGCTGGAGGAGCTCAGGTAGTAGCAGACTTGAGATTGTCTTATGGTCCATTATTTAGTTCAGTGCTCTTAGTGGTGGTTATTTTCAGGCAATCTCAGCTATGGCATGGGGAACTGCATCGTGCCCAAAGGTATTTGAAGTACACGAACTTCATGGTTACATGTTTAAAATCAATACTGATTTTTTCTGTTTGTAGTCTCGCTTATATCTAATTGCCTTCTGCTTGTTAATAATTGTAGTAGGACTTAAGAACTGAGCACTTTTATGGGGCATGCCATGTTCTTAGTGCTTTAAATTCCACTCAAAGCACCTGTTAACATATGGACATCTTGGCTCACCATGTTCTACAGCagctatttatttttttatatgttgACTGTACATTCTGATGCGAGTTTCACATAACCCTTTGCTAACTGTTTTTCTCCCTCTGCAGGTCGAGAAGATTTTTGGGCCTGGTAACCAGTATGTAACAGCTGCCAAAATGATTCTTCAGGTTTGCTCTGTTCTTTCCATTGTGTAAAACTTGATCATTATCTACCTAGCACATCTTTTCTACATGCAACAATTTTGTGGTTCTGATTCTTGTTTGACTGCAGAACAGTGAAGCTATGGTATCTATAGACATGCCTGCTGGCCCTTCTGAAGTTTTAGTCATTGCCGATAAATATGCAAACCCAGTTCATGTTGCTGCTGATTTGCTATCTCAGGTACTGGTATTCTCTTAATTGTTCTAATCTGATTTTCACTGCTAAATGATGTAGATGCATGTTTCTCTTTGAAATACTGAATTTCGTTTTAGGGTGCTACTCCTATTGGCATAACATGTTCATGATGTTTATCATTACAGTTAGCTGCCTTTTTTTTGCTAGGCAGAGCACGGCCCAGATAGTCAAGTTGTTCTAGTTATTGCTGGAGATGGTGTTGATTTGGATGCCATTGAAGCAGAAGTTAGCAAGCAGTGCAACGCTCTTCCAAGAGGTGAATTTGCTTCAAAAGCACTTAGCCACAGTTTCACTGTGTTTGCCAAAGATATGATTGAGGTAATTTCATTCCTGCTTTCTGCCATGTCTTGCACCTGACCCATCTGTGTAGTAAGTGCATCACCATTCTACTGTGCCCTCAACAGCCCCAATTCTGACCTTTGTTTGTCCTTTTTGCAGGCCATATCATTCTCAAATGTGTATGCCCCTGAGCATCTGATCATCAATGTAAAAGATGCTGAGCAGTGGGAGGAGTTCATCGAGAACGCAGGTAGGCATATGTTCTTCGCTGCTTTGGTGACATTGATCCTTATCCTTTTCTTTGCCACCCCTTGTGCACATAAATCTCGATCTAAATGTTCAGTTTCCATATGGCAGGTTCAGTTTTCTTGGGCCAATGGACCCCAGAGAGCGTGGGCGATTATGCGAGTGGAACAAACCATGTCCTTCCAACCTACGGATATGCGAGGATGTACAGTGGTGTATCACTGAATTCTTTCCTCAAATACATTACCGTCCAATCCCTAACAGCGGAAGGGCTGAGAAAGCTGGGTCCGTACGTCGCAAAGATGGCTGAAGTCGAAGGGCTTGAGGCACACAAGAGAGCTGTTACCCTGAGGCTGCAAGAGGTTGAGGCCACTGTGACCATCTAGCTGCTGCCATGACCCATTTTGTTGTTCAAACTCGATGTGGGATGTTGAAATTTTTCCCGATTCCTACAGGAACTGAACTGTTGATGTCTTCCAAAACAGGCCCTAGGATGTTAGAAAGAGGTGTTTCAACTACTATATCAAATAATGCTCATGTCATTCTCATCTGTTTCGCGAATAAACCTGAGCTGAACTTATTGTATCTGTAGTGTTGTTTTCCCA
This window contains:
- the LOC120689505 gene encoding WPP domain-associated protein-like isoform X2, coding for MRVLDANAQARSAECLDLMRVEIDAQLGKLKGGVTSLENYALPDNGRVIGGAHLGMSLDVMLIEIDERFNALKLLMGAVFRQAKEILGSVNASASDLQWEHELQLEVFGATIGECVSGLQEELERRLYEQINITNTMSRNWKEAIAQFAAMREDLGALCKLLLPSVSEAHISNSKHESSGSRSNRWKYTFFGKKTKEDRSPRAEDSKSFRKQKSFGAKDVISEKSDFRHLNGMSRDEVISYFKSEISKLKRMHESALQEKTEELFRFKREKGSHSLKNDVEFEPLRKKIPDIISRMDQIISKNIKVPAICMTHDELGERCRLTSRIDALYYENQHLRGLLADKMKDVKTLSSQLSEASTELSLQLSSEEELLRQIDKIREEYEDLRIEGDVRDGLYQAVTKQLLDDSKDNMDTAAMNFSAKMSSLESVISEKDKALCLYNEENHRLKEKLAELEKERLIQNHQEDPEVIKQESTEIVLRDIEVEPRTSPRRSNRHDLQYGELVKLNSSLEIESGALKETDKKNVDHSSGPTKKEQEKKLECILVSIMKLSKEFVEIEKKMSVERTENRSEDLSDHCSHMVRQAVVLTKIGLWYKQMLETRRSELQKAEAKVVILGDKINAHLSLLQKIYLTLDRYSPTLQHHPGLLDAFLKTCKLVSDLRSKQNET
- the LOC120690736 gene encoding histidinol dehydrogenase, chloroplastic-like isoform X2 produces the protein MKSYRLSELSDADLSGLKARPRIDFSSIFGTVNPIVEDVRVRGDAAVKDYTEKFDKVTLDDVVVLVSDLPDAELDPAVKEAFDVAYDNIYAFHVSQKLPEKTVENMKGVRCKRITRCIGSVGLYVPGGTAVLPSTALMLSVPAQIAGCKTIVLATPPSHDGSICKEVLYCAKKAGVTHILKAGGAQAISAMAWGTASCPKVEKIFGPGNQYVTAAKMILQNSEAMVSIDMPAGPSEVLVIADKYANPVHVAADLLSQAEHGPDSQVVLVIAGDGVDLDAIEAEVSKQCNALPRGEFASKALSHSFTVFAKDMIEAISFSNVYAPEHLIINVKDAEQWEEFIENAGSVFLGQWTPESVGDYASGTNHVLPTYGYARMYSGVSLNSFLKYITVQSLTAEGLRKLGPYVAKMAEVEGLEAHKRAVTLRLQEVEATVTI
- the LOC120689505 gene encoding WPP domain-associated protein-like isoform X1; translation: MEAPTPVLSERTNPLLRRSSSPSGVTLLQPHADNGAYSFLDTAGSCSTRFSSGSVTSEDSPALTPRLLSIQSSSSPDNYYSSEWPDRAAASRSNLMRVLDANAQARSAECLDLMRVEIDAQLGKLKGGVTSLENYALPDNGRVIGGAHLGMSLDVMLIEIDERFNALKLLMGAVFRQAKEILGSVNASASDLQWEHELQLEVFGATIGECVSGLQEELERRLYEQINITNTMSRNWKEAIAQFAAMREDLGALCKLLLPSVSEAHISNSKHESSGSRSNRWKYTFFGKKTKEDRSPRAEDSKSFRKQKSFGAKDVISEKSDFRHLNGMSRDEVISYFKSEISKLKRMHESALQEKTEELFRFKREKGSHSLKNDVEFEPLRKKIPDIISRMDQIISKNIKVPAICMTHDELGERCRLTSRIDALYYENQHLRGLLADKMKDVKTLSSQLSEASTELSLQLSSEEELLRQIDKIREEYEDLRIEGDVRDGLYQAVTKQLLDDSKDNMDTAAMNFSAKMSSLESVISEKDKALCLYNEENHRLKEKLAELEKERLIQNHQEDPEVIKQESTEIVLRDIEVEPRTSPRRSNRHDLQYGELVKLNSSLEIESGALKETDKKNVDHSSGPTKKEQEKKLECILVSIMKLSKEFVEIEKKMSVERTENRSEDLSDHCSHMVRQAVVLTKIGLWYKQMLETRRSELQKAEAKVVILGDKINAHLSLLQKIYLTLDRYSPTLQHHPGLLDAFLKTCKLVSDLRSKQNET
- the LOC120690736 gene encoding histidinol dehydrogenase, chloroplastic-like isoform X1 — protein: MGSLRAPPAPLVGSARVLFGSELRFASARVLKTRGLTPSSAMKSYRLSELSDADLSGLKARPRIDFSSIFGTVNPIVEDVRVRGDAAVKDYTEKFDKVTLDDVVVLVSDLPDAELDPAVKEAFDVAYDNIYAFHVSQKLPEKTVENMKGVRCKRITRCIGSVGLYVPGGTAVLPSTALMLSVPAQIAGCKTIVLATPPSHDGSICKEVLYCAKKAGVTHILKAGGAQAISAMAWGTASCPKVEKIFGPGNQYVTAAKMILQNSEAMVSIDMPAGPSEVLVIADKYANPVHVAADLLSQAEHGPDSQVVLVIAGDGVDLDAIEAEVSKQCNALPRGEFASKALSHSFTVFAKDMIEAISFSNVYAPEHLIINVKDAEQWEEFIENAGSVFLGQWTPESVGDYASGTNHVLPTYGYARMYSGVSLNSFLKYITVQSLTAEGLRKLGPYVAKMAEVEGLEAHKRAVTLRLQEVEATVTI